DNA from Amycolatopsis sp. DSM 110486:
AAGGCCGATGGACATCATCTTGGGACGGCCCCTCGAGCCTTCGAGCCACAGTTCGTCGAAGCCACGCTTCAGGTAGTCGAGAAACAGGCTCGGTGAGCGGGTTCCCTGAATGTCGTTGTAGGTCAGCGAATAGGGGACCACGAGATGCCGGACTCCGCTCACGTCGACGTAGTACGGCAGATCGTCGTTGTAGGCGTCCGAGTCGTAGAGGAATCCTCCGTGCTCCACGACCAGCTCCCGCGTGTTGATCGAGGGGCCGTAGCGGCAGTACCAGCCACTCGGCGCTTCCCCCCACGTTTCCTTGAAAGACGCGACAGCCTTCTTGATCCGGTTCGCCTCTTCCTCGCGCGACAAGCGCCATTGCTCTTCCCAGCGCCACCCGTGCCCGAGCAGGTCGTGCCCGGCTTCCCGGGCCGCCGAGGCGACCTCCGGGTTGCGCTCGAAGGCCACCGCGCAGCCGAAAAACGTGGCCTTGACGTCGTACTCGTCGAAGAGGCGAAGCAGTCGCCACACGCCGACGCGGCTGCCGTACTCGTACATCGATTCCTTGGCCAGATCCCGCAGATGAGCCGGAAAGGCGTATTCCACTTCGGCGAGACTGTCGTTCTCGCCATCTCCCATCTCGTGGGAGTACTCGGAGCCCTCCTCGTAGTTCACCACGAGGTTGACGGCCACATTGGCGCCGTTGGGCCACCGGACGACCGGAACATCCTTGCCATAGCCGACCAGGTTTCGGCTCAGGTTGCTCGAAATTTCTTGCATCGACCTCATATCCTCACTCACGAAATCACTGCCCGGAGCCGTGAAGAACCTCAAGGGGAACCCGATGGGTTTCCGGAACGAACAGCGCCGCCAGCCCCAACCCCACATACATCACGGCCACGATGGCGAACACCCAGAACTGGCCGACACCCTGCAGAAGAGAGCTGGCGATCAACGGAAGAATCGCACCGCCGACAAAACCGGTGTTGACGACGACAGCCGTTCCGAAACTGCGAACCCGGGTCGGAAAGAGCTCCGGCGCCCAAGTCCAGATGGTGGTGTTGACGAGGAGCACGAAGATCTGGAACACAAATCCCAGTGTCAGGATGAGCGCATCGCCTTGAGCGAAGATGGCGAAGGCGAGCACGGCGACGGCACTGCACACCGCACCCACACAGACCACGGTCCGGCGAGAAATGGCAAATCCGCCGTACGAGGCGATCGCGCAGCCGATGAGACCGCCCAGGTTCTGCAGCATGGTGAACGTCACGCTGCCCTGCACCGAATAACCCCGGTTGACCAGCATGATCGGCATCAGCAGCACCACACTGAACTGCGCGCCCCACGCCAGGAACGCCGCGATCCCCAACGCGATGGTGCGCCGGCGAAGTGGCTTGGTGAGGACACTCTTCAACGCCTGAGATGCGGGCCCGTCGCCCTGTGCGCTCTCCGAGACGGCGGCGGTCTGACTGTCGACGTAGGGGTGGATGTCGCCGCTTCGCACGCGCAGCCTGCCGGTCGCCAGGCGGGTGAGAGCCTCGTTCGCCTCCAGGATCTTGCCCCGGCTCAAGAGGTAGGCCGGCGTCTCGGGCAGATACCGCCTGAAGAAGAAGATCAAGACAGCGGGAAGCCCCAGCAAGCCGAAGGCCCACCGCCAGTCGTTGTCGCCGGCGCCGACCGCCGAGGCGAACGGGCCGATCACGAACAACGTGTAGGCGTAGGCGAGAAACAAGCCGACGCCCGCGGAGATCGTGTTGAACAGGGAAACGAACACGCCCCGGACCCGGGTCGGGGTCAGCTCGGACAGGTAGGTGAGCCCGACCGCGATCTCACCGCCGACCCCCAGGCCGGTCACGACCCGGGTGACACCGAGAACGGTCGAGTTCGGCGCCATGGCCGACAGCACCGAGCCCAGGCAGTAGATTCCCAGGCTGACGGCCAGCAGGCTCCTGCGGCCCAGCAGGTCCGCGATCACACCGCCGACGATGCCGCCGATGACAATGGCGATGAGACTTACCGTGGAGAGAAGCGCCAAGGCGGAGGCATCGATGCCGAGATCTTTTTGAAGAGAGGGGCCGAGCGCCGAGAGAATGAGCTGCTCGAAAACCTCGAAGAGGCCGCCCAGCACCACGAGAGCAAGTGCCAGATAGTGGGTTCTGGTGAGCCCCATGCCATCGATGATTTCACCGAGTGACCTGGGTTTTTTGCTCATGGCGGCTTTCGCATCGAATGCCATGACTCTACTTCCTACGTTTGAGTATTGCCTGTCGGGTCCTCAGGACACCCTTTGGGCGCGCGTTGACGGCCGCGAAGGAGAGGGAAAGGAGAACACGGAAACGAGGTCCTCGCCTCCGGTGTTTTCCAGCGCGTGCCACGAAGCCGCAGGGATGAAAATCGCCTGGCCTCGCTCGAAATCCAGAACGCCTTGGTCGGTGTGCAGCCGACCAGCCCCTTGGGCAACGTACATGACCTCGGAAGTGGCGTGCGCGATCGTGTCGGTCTTGGGCGATCCTGGTGGGATCGTCACCACTCCGAGGCAGTTCTGGATCTCGGGGACGTCGGCCGCACTCAGCAACAGGCCGTCAGCCGGTGGGTTCGCGGGATCGTAGGTGACCTGGACGTACTTTCCCGTGACACTGTCAGTCATGATTCCTCTTCTGGGATGCGGTCAGAGACCTGGCCACTCGACCCCCGCCTGCCCGGGGAAGAGCTGTTCCTTGTTCAGCCGCAAGTGATCCCTCATGGCATCCTCCGCACCGCGCGGGCCATCACTGCGAATCGCGTCGAGGATGCGCTGGTGATCGTTGATCAGCTTGAGGCGATTTTCGCGGTCCTGCAGCACGATCTGGTTGATCAAGACCCACAACGGCTGCCGATCGATCTCGACCAGTTCCAACGCGAAGTGGCTGAGAATGTGATTCGGGCACATCGCGGCCAAGTCGGCGTGGAACGCCATCGAGTGGTTGACGAAGTCGGGAAGCTGTGCCGGCTCGTCGATCAAGCCGGCGGCCAGGTCGACCTCGTGTTGCACCTTGTCCAGGTCAAGATCACCGGGATTTGCCGCGAGCAGGCGGGAAAGCGGTGGCTCGACCACCAGCCGTGCGGCGATGACGTGCTCGGGCGTTGAGCCGATCTCACGTCCGGAGCCCTTGAACAGCCCCCGGCTCAGGTCTGCCACGTAGGTACCGTCACCGTGCCGCACCACGATGGCACCGCTCAGCTCCAGCGCGAACAGTGCCTCGCGCACACTCGCCCTCGACACCTCGAACTTGGCGGAGAGATCGCGGTCCGAGGGCAGTCGAGCCCCAGCAGTCCAACCCCCCTGCTGGATCTCACTCAGAAGCGCCTGAGCCACGCGCAAGTACCGCCGCTGCGGCAACGAGGCACGCTCGGAGTGGTCTGAAGACTGCATCCCGAGAGATTAGACCAGTGTCCCGGGCCGCACAAGAGTCGGCACATCGGTCTGTCGAGGCCAGATTAGACCCCCCGGACCTGCGGATATTACGGAAAGTGCGCAATGGACCGCGGACCGGAACCGCCCCACCGCGGGTGCACGGAGCTCACCTCACCCGAGCCGACCGGAGTTGAACGTTCGCTGGGAACGCCGGTCAAGTTGACGTCTACGACGTGGCGCCAGTCTGTTGCAAAGCATCGAGAACAGCGCGCAAGTGCCGGCGCGTCGCGTCGGCTGCTCGGTCCGCGTCTCCGTCGCAGATCGCGGAGATGATGGCGAGGTGCTCGGTGAGGGATTCGCGAGCTCGGCCTGGCCGTGTGGTGAGGCGGAAGCGGTGCAGCACCGACTGCGCCCGCAGGCGTTCCAGGATGCGCGTCGCCGTGTGGTGAGCGCTGAGCTTTCGCACGAGTGTGTGCAACTGGTGGTTGAGTTCCGACTGCCCGGCCAGATCCGCGTCGTCGACGGCGACGCGCATGGCGTCCCCAAGTGCGTGCAGGCCACGACGCTCGGACGCATCGGCCCGCAGCGCGGCGAGTGACGCGCACAACGGTTCGAGCATCAGGCGGACGTCGCAGATCTCGACGGCCTCGTCCAGCGACACCGCGCGGACGCGGGCTCCCCGATTCCGGACCCGCTCGATCAGCCCTTCGTTCATCAGCTCCAGCAGCGCGAGCCGGACCGCGCTGCGGCTCGCGCCGAACTGGTCGGCCAGGTCGCTTTCGACCAGCCGCTGGTTCGGCACGAACTCACCCCGGAGGATCGTGTCGCGGATGGCGTCGCTGATCGCAGGGGCCGCCGTGGGCCCGAGCGGCTGTTCTCGTTCTTCCGCGGACGGCCACGTCGCACCTTCGGTGTCCACCACGTCAGGCTGCACGCGACGTCACCGGCCCCGACAGTTCCCTTAACCGAGCAGCCGACACGCCGCCGGTCCCCGCTCCGTGCTCACCCAAGCCGATCACCTCGTCGAAGTGAAACTCCACGCGGCCCGGCCGCACGCGTCACGAAGCCGGCGTGCGACCGAGCGTCGTCCTGGGCAGGCCGCCCAGCTCGCTGAGCTTCTGCAAGGACCCGACCAGGCTCGACAAGTGAGCTCGCATCGCGGCCTCGGCCCGGTCCCCGTCCCCTGAGGCGACCGCCTCGATGACGCTGACGTGCTCGGCGAGCCCTTCCTCGATCCGCCCCGGCAGCAACGACACCTGGAATTGGTACCGCACGCTGGGGTAGCGCAGCCGTTCCAGCACCTCGGTGGCCGTCCGCTGGTCGCCCAGCTCGCGGATCACGTGGTGCGATTCCTGGCTGATGTCGTTGTAGCCGGCGATGTCGCCGGCCTTCACCGCCGCGCGCATCGCCTTGGCGAGCTTCTGAAGGCGGCGCCGGTCTTCCGCACCGATCGCCGACGCGGCCTTGCGCGCGCACAGCCCCTCGACCACGGCGCGCACCTCGGTGATCTCGATCGCCTCGCGCAGCGAGATCGGCCGCACCGACGCGCCGCGGTTGCGCTCACGGATCACGAGGCCCTCGTTCTCCAGCATCACCAGGGCCTCGCGCACGCTCCCGCGCGACGATCCGAACGCGGCCGCGAGGTCGACCTCGACGAGCCGCTGGCCGGGAAAGAGCTCGCCGTGGACGATGGCGGTCCGCAACCGGTCGACGAGCGTTTCTCGGTTTTCCACAGGCGGCCGCCCTCCTTTCCAGGCCGGCCGTCCAGCCGGATCGTTGCCATTTTACCCTAACAGGATCGTTGGCAATCTGATTGGACGATCGGGTGTTTCACCGTCGGCTCAGTGCGGTTCGTCGTGTGCGTCGACCACCGACAACGCCCGCCCAGGCACCGGGACCGACACCTCGTCGCCGGGACGCACGTCCGAGTGCCGGGCCGACCGGCACTCGATGCGCTCGTCGCCGACCGCCACGATGTGCCGGATGCACTCGCCCTCGAACGACTGCGCGACCACGGTGCCGAACAGTTCGTTGGCCCCCGGCGACCCGTGGGTGCCGTCAGCGCGTCGCCGCGGCTCGAGGTCTTCGGGGCGCAGCACGAGAACGACGTCGGTGAGGCCGGCCGGGACCGCTTCGTCGAGCACCAGCGGCCCGATGTCCGTGAGCACCGTCCGGCGGCCGGAGCCGTCGTCGATCTTCGCCGACAGCAGGTTCGGCGACCCGATGAACCGGGCCACGAACAGGTTCTCCGGATTGTCGTAGATATCGCGCGGGGTGCCCTGCTGCATGATGCGGCCGCCGCTCATGATGGTGATCACGTCGGAGATCGCCAGCGCCTCGGCCTGGTCGTGGGTGACGTAGAGGGTGGTCAGCCCCAGTTCGCTCTGCAACCGCTTCAGCTCCAGGCGCATCGACGCGCGCAGCTGGGCGTCGAGGTTGGACAGCGGCTCGTCCAGCAGCAGCAGGCGCGGCCGGCCGACCATCGCGCGGGCGAACGCGAGGCGTTGCTGCTGGCCGCCGGAGAGCTTGGTGGCCGACCGGTCGATGGCCTCGCTCAGCCCGACCGACTCCAGGGCCGCCACCACCAGCTTGTCGACCTCGGCCTTGGGCCGCTTTTCCCGGCCCACCCGCATCGGGAACGCGACATTCTGCCGCACGGACATGTGCGGCCAGATCGCGTAGGACTGGAAGACCATGCCGAGCTTGCGCCGGTCCGGCGAGAGGTCGACGGACCGCTCGGCGGAGAAGAGCGTGTCGCCGCCCAGCTCGATCTCGCCGGAGTCCGGGTGCTCGAGCCCCGCGACCGAACGCAGCAGCGTGGTCTTGCCGCACCCCGAGGGCCCCAGCAGCGTGTGGAACTGCCCCTCCTCGACCCGCAGGCTCACCCCGCCCAGCGCGGGACGGTGCTTGTCGACGTCGATCCCCCG
Protein-coding regions in this window:
- a CDS encoding polysaccharide deacetylase family protein, giving the protein MQEISSNLSRNLVGYGKDVPVVRWPNGANVAVNLVVNYEEGSEYSHEMGDGENDSLAEVEYAFPAHLRDLAKESMYEYGSRVGVWRLLRLFDEYDVKATFFGCAVAFERNPEVASAAREAGHDLLGHGWRWEEQWRLSREEEANRIKKAVASFKETWGEAPSGWYCRYGPSINTRELVVEHGGFLYDSDAYNDDLPYYVDVSGVRHLVVPYSLTYNDIQGTRSPSLFLDYLKRGFDELWLEGSRGRPKMMSIGLHPRLVGQAARTGALREFIEYAQAKGGVWFARRADIARWWNEHSAEFVTGQA
- a CDS encoding MFS transporter, encoding MAFDAKAAMSKKPRSLGEIIDGMGLTRTHYLALALVVLGGLFEVFEQLILSALGPSLQKDLGIDASALALLSTVSLIAIVIGGIVGGVIADLLGRRSLLAVSLGIYCLGSVLSAMAPNSTVLGVTRVVTGLGVGGEIAVGLTYLSELTPTRVRGVFVSLFNTISAGVGLFLAYAYTLFVIGPFASAVGAGDNDWRWAFGLLGLPAVLIFFFRRYLPETPAYLLSRGKILEANEALTRLATGRLRVRSGDIHPYVDSQTAAVSESAQGDGPASQALKSVLTKPLRRRTIALGIAAFLAWGAQFSVVLLMPIMLVNRGYSVQGSVTFTMLQNLGGLIGCAIASYGGFAISRRTVVCVGAVCSAVAVLAFAIFAQGDALILTLGFVFQIFVLLVNTTIWTWAPELFPTRVRSFGTAVVVNTGFVGGAILPLIASSLLQGVGQFWVFAIVAVMYVGLGLAALFVPETHRVPLEVLHGSGQ
- a CDS encoding cupin domain-containing protein; the encoded protein is MTDSVTGKYVQVTYDPANPPADGLLLSAADVPEIQNCLGVVTIPPGSPKTDTIAHATSEVMYVAQGAGRLHTDQGVLDFERGQAIFIPAASWHALENTGGEDLVSVFSFPSPSRPSTRAQRVS
- a CDS encoding FadR/GntR family transcriptional regulator produces the protein MQSSDHSERASLPQRRYLRVAQALLSEIQQGGWTAGARLPSDRDLSAKFEVSRASVREALFALELSGAIVVRHGDGTYVADLSRGLFKGSGREIGSTPEHVIAARLVVEPPLSRLLAANPGDLDLDKVQHEVDLAAGLIDEPAQLPDFVNHSMAFHADLAAMCPNHILSHFALELVEIDRQPLWVLINQIVLQDRENRLKLINDHQRILDAIRSDGPRGAEDAMRDHLRLNKEQLFPGQAGVEWPGL
- a CDS encoding GntR family transcriptional regulator gives rise to the protein MDTEGATWPSAEEREQPLGPTAAPAISDAIRDTILRGEFVPNQRLVESDLADQFGASRSAVRLALLELMNEGLIERVRNRGARVRAVSLDEAVEICDVRLMLEPLCASLAALRADASERRGLHALGDAMRVAVDDADLAGQSELNHQLHTLVRKLSAHHTATRILERLRAQSVLHRFRLTTRPGRARESLTEHLAIISAICDGDADRAADATRRHLRAVLDALQQTGATS
- a CDS encoding GntR family transcriptional regulator, with the translated sequence MENRETLVDRLRTAIVHGELFPGQRLVEVDLAAAFGSSRGSVREALVMLENEGLVIRERNRGASVRPISLREAIEITEVRAVVEGLCARKAASAIGAEDRRRLQKLAKAMRAAVKAGDIAGYNDISQESHHVIRELGDQRTATEVLERLRYPSVRYQFQVSLLPGRIEEGLAEHVSVIEAVASGDGDRAEAAMRAHLSSLVGSLQKLSELGGLPRTTLGRTPAS
- a CDS encoding ABC transporter ATP-binding protein, whose amino-acid sequence is MLKINDVVKKYDPASSGRLRRRGIDVDKHRPALGGVSLRVEEGQFHTLLGPSGCGKTTLLRSVAGLEHPDSGEIELGGDTLFSAERSVDLSPDRRKLGMVFQSYAIWPHMSVRQNVAFPMRVGREKRPKAEVDKLVVAALESVGLSEAIDRSATKLSGGQQQRLAFARAMVGRPRLLLLDEPLSNLDAQLRASMRLELKRLQSELGLTTLYVTHDQAEALAISDVITIMSGGRIMQQGTPRDIYDNPENLFVARFIGSPNLLSAKIDDGSGRRTVLTDIGPLVLDEAVPAGLTDVVLVLRPEDLEPRRRADGTHGSPGANELFGTVVAQSFEGECIRHIVAVGDERIECRSARHSDVRPGDEVSVPVPGRALSVVDAHDEPH